Genomic DNA from Bacteroides zhangwenhongii:
CAAAGCTAATAGTGAGCCGCCAATCAGCCCTTTCGTAGCTTTTTCACTTTTATAAAAGAGTAAAGAAAGAATAGTCGTCAACAAAGGAGCCGTGCAGATAAGGAAAGACACATTGGAAGCCTGCGTGATTCCTAATGCCGTATTTTCAGTAAAGAAATAAAGTGACCCGCCAAAAATACCACCTGCCATCAGCCAAAATTCATCTTTCCAACGATTGGCAAACAAACGCTTGGGAGAAATTATCCAAATACCTGCGTAAGCAATCAAAAAGCGATAGAAAAAGATTTCCTGCGGAGTCAGCCCATAACCAATCAATACTTTGGTCGCTATAAAAGTCAATCCCCAAATTGATACAGTCAATATTGCAATCAAATGATAATACCCATGCTTCAATTCCATAGTGATGGTAATGTTTTTTTAATAGAGTGCAAAGATAGCGAGAAGTTATGGAATGTTTGTTTGGAGAAGTAACAAAAAGCCCGTACCTTTGTTTATGTTCAAAGAAAGCTCCTAAAATAAGGAATAAGTTATGGAAAAATATACAGCACCGGACAGAAAACGTATCCCCTATGGCATGATGAACTTTGCAGTAATCCGCCGCGACGACTGTTATTATGTAGACAAAACCCGGTTTATACCCATGATAGAAGAGGCGGACAAGTTTTTCTTCTTTATTCGCCCGCGCCGTTTCGGCAAAAGTCTCACAGTAAGTATGTTGCAGCACTATTATGATATACTTGCCAAGGATAAATTCGAAGTGCTGTTTGGCGACCTTTACATCGGAAAGCATCCTACGCGCGACCGGAACAGCTATCTGGTACTATACCTCAACTTCTCCGGAATAGTAGGCGAACTGCACAACTACCGCAAGGGACTGGACGCGCATTGCCAAACAATGTTCGACTACTTCTGTGACATTTACGCCGACTATCTTCCCAAAGGCATCAAGGAAGAACTCGACAAAAAAGAAGGAGCTGTCGAACAATTTGAATACCTGTTCACAGAATGTAATAAGACCAACCAACGTATTTACCTCTTTATTGACGAATACGATCATTTCACCAATGCCATTCTCTCTGATATAGAGAGCCTGCACCGTTATACGGACGAAACGCATGGCGAAGGTTATCTGCGTGCCTTCTTCAATAAAATTAAAGCCGGAACCTATTCCAGCATCGAACGTTGTTTCATTACCGGCGTAAGTCCCGTGACAATGGACGACCTTACAAGCGGTTTCAACATCGGAACCAACTACTCGCTCACACCGGAATTTAACGAGATGATAGGTTTCACGGAAGAAGAAGTCCGCCAAATGCTTACCTATTATTCCACCACCAGTCCATTCAGTCACAGTGTAAACGAACTGATAGAAATAATGAAACCTTGGTATGACAACTACTGCTTTGCAGAAGAATGTTACGGTGAAACCACTATGTACAACTCCAACATGGTACTCTACTTCGTCAAGAATTATATTCAACGAGGCAAAGCCCCCCGGGATATGGTAGAAGACAATATCCGTATCGACTACGAAAAATTACGTATGCTCATTCGGAAGGACAAAGAGTTTGCACACGATGCCTCCATCATACAAACATTGGTGAGCGAAGGCTACGTCACCGGAGAACTGAAAAAAGGTTTTCCTGCCATCAATATCACCAATCCTGACAACTTTGTGAGTCTGCTTTACTATTTCGGTATGCTCACCATTAGCGGCACGTATAAAGGAAAAACCAAACTCACCATCCCCAATCAGGTAGTCCGCGAACAAATCTACACCTATCTGCTAAGTACCTATAACGAAGCCGAACTTAATTTCAGTAGTTACGAGAAGAACGAACTTGCCAGTGCCCTTGCCTACGATGGCTCTTGGAAAGCTTACTTCGACTATATTGCCAACTGTCTAAAACGCTACACTTCCCAGCGCGACAAGCAGAAAGGTGAATTTTTTGTCCATGGCTTCACACTTGCCATGACAGCACAAAACCGTTTCTACCGTCCCATTTCCGAACAGGACACACAGGCAGGCTATGTCGACATTTTCCTTTGTCCGCTACTGGATATCTATTCCGACATGAAGCATAGTTACATTGTGGAACTGAAATATGCCAAGTATAAAGACCCCGAAAGCCGCGTAGAAGAACTGCGACTGGAAGCTATTGCTCAAGCCAATCGCTATGCTGACACCGATACGGTGAAGAGAGCAGTCGGCACTACACAACTTCATAAGATTGTGGTTGTATACAAAGGAATGGATATGCCGATATGCGAAGAGGTTTAATACAAAAAAGGAACTCGCATTACAAGCGCATCATGCAAAAGAATCTTTCGAACGTGCGTATGATTATCCTGTATGGAAGTTATGCGCAAGGTTGTCCCTCAATATGCTACACGAGTGAATATTTTCATTTCATCTCTCATATCTCTCATAAAACATAGATAAAGCACATATTATCAGACAGATAGTTTATGAGAGATATTTCCATAAGCCTGCATCTCTCATTCTTTTCCCGTTATCTCTCATAGTTTTTTCACTCATCTCTCATATTTTCTCCCTTCAAATAGCCTTATACAACTCAACAAATATTGCTATTTCCATTCTCACCGAACGGTTATTGATGTATCAATGTACTTATATCTTTAGTATAAACGCCTATCATTTACAGATAATCTTACCTACATAATAATCGTTCCACTAAAGTAAACAGAACAGTGCACTCCAGTAGAGAGATCTGTTCACTCTAGTGAACGGTTCATTGCACTCTAGTGGAACGGTTATAATGCTTATTCAATCATACAGATATACTATTGAATAACAGATTATTATATACCAATTCACACATAAACAACCGTTCGTCATCAAACAAGATAGCTTATGTCTATGCATACCACACCAGATATATGGTATTTGAGGTATAAAGATAATATACTCTCAATACTGTAAAAGGGAGAAAGTATGAAATTACGTTAGATGAAAATCGGTTAAAGCTACTTAGGTAATGCATTTCAAATTATGAATATCCCTATCTGATTCAATCACAAAAATGGGCAAGAAACTGAGAAGTTTCTTGCCCATTCGTTATCCTTTGTTGTGCATTTTGCACATCCCACCTATTGAAATTATATAATCATATTCTCTATTTCCATTTTTATTTCCCCAAATATAAGAATAAAAATGAAAAAGTCAATAGCAAAAGCTTATTTATGTCATATTTTGATCTTCAATATTGGTATTGACTTGTATTTAGGAGAAAAATTGGAAGAATATTATTGTATACTATTCAATAAATCTACCTTTCCTTCATTAACCAACTTCAAAATCAGTTCACCAAAAAGAGTATTCTGCCAAGCGAACCATGCACGGGTAAATTTCTTCGGATTATCCTTATGGAAAGATTCGTGCATAAAGCCCGTGTCGGCATCCGTATCCATCAGCATCTTGATACAGGTCTTGATTTCGGCATCATTCTGACTGGTAAAGGCTTTCATCATAATACTCATCGGCCATACCATATCATAACCGATGTGCGGTCCGCCGATTCCTTCACCTGCCTTGCCTTTAAAGAAGTAAGGATTGTCTTCGCTCCATACAAAGCGACGGGTGTTCTGATAAATCGGATCGTTCACATTCACATCGCCCAGATAAGGCATCGCAAGCAGGCTCGGCACGTTGGCATCGTCCATCAGATGATGATTTCCAAAGCCATCCACCTCGAAGGCATAGATTTTACCATATTCAGGATGATTATATACCGCGTATTTCTTCAAAGCTGTTTCTACTTCCTGCGCCAGGTCTTTACATTCTTTAGACAAGGCGGTTTTCTTATTTACTTTCTCCAGAATCTCCGCAGCCTTACGCAAAGAAGACACGGCAAAGAAATTGGAAGGAACCAGGAATTGAAGAGTAGTGGCATCGTCCGAAGGACGGAAGCTGGAAACAATCAAACCGACAGGTTTCACCGGTGCTCCAAGGCCGTCATTGCTCACAGTATCCAGTGCACGTTCTGTTTTACGCTGGAATTTATAAGGGCCTACTCCTTCTTTGCGTTGCTGTTCCTTGAAGGTTTTCAGTACGTTAGTGATTGCCTGAATCCATTCTTCGGTGAATATGCTTGCATCTCCGGTAGTCTTCCAGTAGTGGTAAGCCAGACGCAACGGATAACACAGGGAGTCGATCTCCCATTTGCGTTCGTGCAATTCCGGTTTCATATCCGTAAGGTCGCTCATCCAATGGCCGTTAGGAATGGCGCCGTCATTAAACGCATTTGCATACGGGTCGATATTGATACATTTGAACTGGCGGAGGATCACTCCTGCCAGCATTTCTTTCAGTTCGGGGTCCGAATTAGCCAGTTGCACATAAGGCCATACCTGCGCACCGGAGTCGCGCAGCCACATGGCATGAATATCTCCCGTGTATACGAATGTATCCGGTTTGCCATCGCTTCCCTTACGGAAATGTACGGTAGTGTCCAGGGTATTCGGGAAACAGTTGGTAAACATCCATGCCAGCTTCGCATTCTTCAGAAGCTTCTGTACACGAAGAATCTCCTTTTCCACTGCATTCGAACGGAACAGGCGGTTGGATATTTCCGGGCGGTTATCTTTCTGAATGGCATCTGCCGGACATACATGCATTTCCGTCATACGGTTGGAAGCTTGCAGTTGGCCACCGCAGAGAAGCATACCCGCCAGCATACCTGCACTGATATATTTGATTTGTTTTTTCATGATTACTTCTTCTTTTTGAATTCATTAGAGAAAGAGTAAGGGAAATCGCTTTCTTTCGTACCACGTTGCTGATTGGGTTTGGCATCCATCTTGAAAGAAATGGTGGCGCCATTCATCAGGTCCTGATGAGTCAGGTAGTTTTTGGTGTATTCCTTGCCGTTCAGTGTCATTGATGAAATGTAACGCTTGTCGTCTCCGTTATTCGGGGCGGAGATGGTTACTGTCTTTCCGTTTTCCAGATGCAGTTTCATCTCTTTGAAGTAAGGAGTACCCAGGACATACTCATCTGTACCCGGGCATACCGGATAGAATCCCATTGCCGAGAATACATACCAGGCAGAAGTCTGGCCGTTGTCCTCATCACCGCAATAACCGTCGGGAGCAGGAGTATAGAGTTTATCCATTACTTCACGAATCCAGTGCTGCGCTTTCCAGGGTTGACCGGAATAGTTGTACATATAAAGCATGTGCTGGATCGGCTGGTTGCCATGTGCATAGTTGCCCATGTTCATGATCTGCATTTCACGGATTTCATGGATAACGGCTCTGTAATAGCTCTCATCGAATATCGGAGGCAGAATAAATACGGAATCCATCATCTGGTTGAAGCCGTCTTTACCACCCATCAGGTCGATCAGACCTTGAGGATCGTGGAATACCGACCAGGTGTAATGCCAGCTGTTACCTTCTGTGAAAGCATCTCCCCATTTCAACGGGTTGAACGGAGACTGGAAGGTGCCGTCTTCATTCTTGCCACGCATCAGTTTGTGTTCGGGGTCATACAGGTTCCTATAATTCATTGCACGCTTGGCAAAGATTTCAATCTCTTTTTTCGGTTTCTTCAAGGCTTTGCCAAGTTGGTAGATACACCAGTCATCATAAGCATACTCCAGTGTGCGGGCTGCATTTTCATTAATACCTACATTATAAGGAACGTAGCCCAACTTATTATAATACTCATGTCCTAATCGTCCGGTAGAACCCACTTTCGGATGCACAGCATTCGCTCCGTGTTTCACGGCTTCCCACAACGTCTCAATATCGTATCCTTTCAATCCTTTCAGGTAAGCGTCGGCAACTATGGAAGCAGAGTTGTTTCCAACCATACAACCTCTATGACCGGGGCTCGCCCATTCCGGCAGGAATCCGCTTTCCTTGTAGGTGTTCACCAATCCTTCCTGCATCTTTGTATTCATGGATGGATACATCAGGTTGAGGAATGGGAAAAGACAACGGAATGTATCCCAGAAACCGGTGTCGGTAAACATATAGCCCGGAAGTACTTCACCGTTATAAGGGCTGTAGTGCATAACGTCTCCTTTGGCATCTATCTCATAGAAGCTTCTGGGGAACAATACCGAACGATACAGGCAGGAGTAGAATGTACGCAAATGGTCGATATCATCGTCTTTCACTTCGATACGTCCCAGAACGTCGTTCCATACCTTGCGACCTTTCGCTGCAATCTGTTCAATGTTGTCCGTACCCAGCTCTTTCAGGTTCAGTTCAGCCTGTTCGGGGCTGATGAAAGAAGAAGCTACACGCACATTTACCTGTTCGCCCTTGCGGGTTTTGAAACCGATCAGTGCGCCGGCATGGTTGTCCGTCACTTCCAGTTTGTTTGTGTCAATCACACCACTGGCTACGGCAGCCGTATAAGTAAACGGTTTGTCGAATACCAGTACAAAGTAGTTTTTAAAGTTGGCAGGAACACCACCGCTATTTTTAGTAGTATAGCCGATGATCTTGTTCTCCGAAGGGATTACTTTCACAAACGAGCCTTTATCGAAGGCGTCTACCACTACATAAGAGTGGTCGTTTTCGGGGAAAGTGAAACGGAAAGCAGCGGATCTCTCTGTCGGAGCAATCTCCGTCACTACATCATGGTCGGCAAGATATACCTTATAGTAATAAGGGGTAGCCGTTTCAGCTTTGTGAGAGAACCAACTGGCACGCTGGTCCTGATTGAATACTGCTTCACCGGTGACCGGCATGATAGCAAATTGACCGTAATCATTGATCCAGGGACTTGGCTGATGGGTTTGTTTGAATCCTCTGATCTTGTCAGCGTCATACGTATAGGCCCATCCATCGCCCATTTTACCAGTCTGCGGAACCCAAAAGTTCATTCCCCAGGGTAACGCAATGGCGGGGTAAGTATTTCCGGTAGATAGTGCGTGCTTCGACTGCGTACCAACCAGCGGACTAACATAGTCCACTGGGCCGGTAATCAATGCACTAACATTAACAAGATATACAAAGCATAAACCCAATAGCAACAAATATTTTCTTCTCATCATATATTCTTCTTTTCTACCATCATTGCTTCGGAGTGGCCCCCATTTCAAAAACTAATTCACCACCAGCCATTATATCAGTGTACAAGATATAAGGTTTGGTATATTCACAGCCATTCAATGTAATTTTCCTTATATATTTATTCAGGATAGAATTATTTTTCGCTATAAGAACCAGTTTTCCTCCAGGTACAGTTATTTCAACTCTATCGAACAATGGAGTTCCGAACCAGTAACGGGCACTCGCTGGTTCTACCTGATAGAATCCCAATGCAGAAAGTACATACCATGCAGACATTTGACCGACGTCTTCATTACCACATAAACCATCCGGAGCTGCGTGATAAAGTGAAGTAAGTACTTCTCGGACACGGGCTGCAGTTTTCCAAGGCTGACCAAGCATAGAGTAAAGATAAAGAATATGATGCCCCGGTTCATTGCCATGAGCATATTGCCCTATCAATCCCGAAATATCGGGAGAGCCCCCCGCTCCCACTATTTCGCTTAACACAAACAATGAATCCAGTTTTTCAATGCATTTATCACGACCTCCAAAACATTCTGACAGTCCACTTATGTCATGGGGAACTAACCACGTATATTGCCAAGCATTCCCCTCACAATAATCATCCGCTCTGTGTTGGGATGCGAATGGATCAAAAGGTGTCCGCCAATTTCCATTACTGTCTTTTCCACGGACAAATCCAGTTGATTCATCAAAATAATTACGGTACGAATGAGAACGTTCGGTGAAAAGACGATAGTCATCATCCTTTCCCAAATGATTGGCTGCAGCAGCGACAGCAGCATCCGCTATGGCATATTCCATATCGTAGGCAATAGCTTCTTGAAATAAATCACAAGGAATATAGCCATACTGCTTTCTAAGCGAACCACCACGTCCATCATGATTTGCCGTCATCTTTATAGCAGTGAAAGCACGTTCCATATCAATGTCTTTAAATCCCTTTACAATGGCATCTGCCACTACAGGTATAGCAGGATTCCCTACCATACAGTCCGTCTCATTCCCCCATAAGTGCCACACGGGTAGACGTCCTTGCTTATCATAAATATCCAGCATGGAATTGATAATATCCGGCATTCTGTCAGGATGAAGAATAGTCATCAATGGCATTGCCGCACGATATGTATCCCATAGTGAAAATGTGGTATATGCAGTATTTGAAGAATTAACATCACTGTAAATGGAAGGAGCTACCATCGTATGATACAAAGCTGTATAAAATATCCGTAGATAACTTTTGCTTGCCGTATGAATACGTACTTTACCAAGCTCCTCATTCCATGCAAGATTAGCAGCTGCCACAGTCTTGTCAAAGTCCCATTCCGCAAGTTCCGCCAACAAATTTTTCTTTGCTCCTTCCACTGATACCGAAGATAAAGCTATTTTCAGAAGAATCTGCTCTCCTTTTTCCGTAGAGAACGAAGCACGACCATATCTGCCACTGTTTCCATGTAAATCAAAACTAGTGAAAGGTTTAGAAAATTGAGCAGCGAAATAGACATACTGGTCGCTTGCCCAACCTGTTGATCTACGATAACCCACCACCATATCTGTTCCTTCCACTGTCATAGATACCTCACGCACTTGGTCTGAACCGATACCGTTTTCCAAATCAATTACGATAGCTGCTTCCTGTGAATCGGGGAAAGTATAGCGATGAAAGCCTACACGCTTTGTGGCAGTAAGCTCTGCCAATACATTATAACGGAGTAAAGGGACAGAGTAATAACCCGGATGAGTAATTTCCTTACTACGGTCGGCATACGACCAAAGCCCTGACGTCTGGTCGCTCGCCTTACCACGGGCGTATGTCACGTCACCAATCACCGGCATGACAGTGATGTCTCCCAAATCCCCGGCTCCCGTTCCGCTCAAATGAGTATGTGAAAAACCTATCACTGTATTGTCAGAGTCATGATAGCCAGAACACCAATCCCAGTCCGTCGGTATACTTGTAGGGCCTAGTTGCACCATACTGAAAGGAACATTAGCTCCAACAAAAACATGACCATGTCCTCCACTACCGATTTTCGGATCAACGTATTGTGTCACTCCACCGGGGATTGCTTTCCATGCTTCACATTCTGCCAAATGGTTCATTTCAACCCCTGTATCCGGCAGTATAGTCAGTTCTTCTACCGACTTCGAGTCCGAACACGCAGCAAACGTCAGAATGGCGGCCATTATTATCTTATATGTTTTCAATCTTTCCATTTTTATCAAATTTCTCTTTAGAAAGTTAATACAGGGGTGGGATCTTCTCCATAGTCCTTGTAACCTTTGCGGGCCGCTGATGCATCTTCGATATCGTATATTCCGTAATAACCTTTGCTATTGGTCACGTTTCTTTCCGTGCTTGTTCCCAAGTGTCGCCAATGATGGCTATCCCTTCTCCATAATTCTGCATCGGAACATTCCTGAAGACGCTCTTTTATACCTATGTCATGCGCTTCGGCAACTGCTTCCATCTGCACTTTAGAACCCAGATACCAGCCACTAGTTCCTTCGGGGGCCGTCCGGATAGTATAGTTTGTAGCCCGGTAGATATGTGTATAGTTATCATCAGACAAGGTGATACCTTTTAATTTCGCATGATTCAAAATCATTTTAGTATTTGCATAACCACACCAATCGTCAGGGTGTTCGTGCGTGCCAACCAATTCTTTCCGATAGTTCTCCGTACACCATTCTTTGATAGAGCCGAATTGAATACCAGAAGGATCGGCAGCAAATACATATCCATGAATCTCTGTCAATTTACCATCATAGTCACTGATATTGTCACCTTGTCCTGCCCCCACATGGAAAATAATTCCCGAACAGTCATTCTTATCTCCGGTCAGATATTCGGAATAGGTATTATCTTTAAAATAAAAATCAAGGACATTAGGAGCCTTATTTTTCAGTTTCAAATTAGTATCCGAATCAATGCCTGTCAAGGAGCAGCAAAAATAGCCTTTTTTCTCTGTCACTTTCAAATCTTCGGAAACAGCCCCTTCCACAACGAATGCTCCTCGACTACAAGGTTTCTTATCAGCTGCAATTTTATATTTTACAGTGCACGCAGTCCCTACCCGATAGCACCCTTCGTCAAGAGATAAGACATTTCCCGCCTCATCGGACACTGTAACATCAGTGTAGCAATCATCCTGTTCGATAGATAGTTCCCACAGGACTTTTACTTGCCCCAAGTCATAGATATGATTAGAGAGTGTCGTTTCCTTGAAATCAGACAAATTTTTCGTCAGCTCCGTACCATTACTCATTTTTAATATCAAAGTCACACCTTGTGAAAAGGTGACAGGAAGGGTTACAAAATAGTATACTCCTTTTTCCAATACAGCACCGTTGTTCTCAAGCGTAACCGTGCTTTTGCCATCAGTAACATTCTGCACCAACGATTCATCGCCATCATTCCACCCGACAGTAAATTTACCTGCCAGTACTTCATTATTGTTACCTTTCAATGTGACAGACTTTATCCCAGCTTCTTTCAACTCAAATCTCAACAATGCGCATACATTCCTGAAAATAAAAGATTTCTTCTCCAAAGTCGTTCGGGATACCATGACACTAAGGTCTGTATCAAATCCATCCGCTACCGGTTTTTGAATATCCGGGAGCACGGTTGTGATATTCTTTCCATTCAGAGCGACATCTGCGTTATATGGATACAGCGAGTAATATTCGGCAACTTCGTCCGCTTTTCCTGTGAAGGTCACCGCTTCACCGCCCGAAGCGGTCATATATTCCTTGTTTTCATTTCCGTATAATACACTGATTCGGTCGCCTGCCACCCATTCTACCTTTGTGCCGCCTGTCAATACGGTTCTTGAAAGATCATTACCTGTTTCGATACCGTTCAAAGTGGCTGAAAAAGTGACTTCACCGGAGAGAGTGGCATCGTCCTCCATCTCCTTCGTTGCATGGTCCGAGCAAGAAGCTGCCGCCATGGATACCATGGCGAACAGCAAACATTTCATATATTTCTTCATTATCATTTATTAATAGGTTTCCAGGTAAAGTTTTCCGCACCACCTTTCAGAACAGCCGTATATCTGCCTGTCAGGTCTTTGAATTCTGTTTTTGTCATATCCCGATCTGTCTCGGAGATTACGAAATCCCAGGCGCAGACCAAATTCGGGTCAGCAGGATCGACTGTACAGTTTCCTTCCGCTGATGCTTTTATTTCGTCCGCAGTACGCGCTTTTTTCCAGATACGCATATATTTAATAGAACCTTTAAAATATTCCATACGGGTTCCGTCCGCTTTCAGACGGCAGAAAGCAGTCATAGGTATTTGAGCCTGATGGTAAGAGTCAGCTGTATATACCCAGCGGCGTTCATTCTGTCCGATACGGATGGATTTTCCCTTCTTCTCGCCATTGTAAAACATTCTAAAACGTTCGTCCTGATCTTCGCCCGGCACTCCGTCTTCAGCATATACGATGGCATAATGCATCCATGTCTTATACCCCAGTAAAGGAGCTCTGTAATACGGTTCCTCGAGTACGATTTTACCGTCTTCGTCAATAGGAATCGACGCCCGGATCAAGTCGTCACTTTCGCCCGTATGGAAACGGGAATAGATGCGCCATCCGCCCCAGGGCTCATCGTTGCACGCTGACAGATAAGTACTGTTATCCTCATGCTGCTTGGTGCAATATTCGTCGATTTTCACCCACAATTCAATGGTCAGAGCCGTATGTTGTGTTTCACCGAAGTCGGCAAATTCCTTATGATAACCGAAATCAATATATCCGCCGTTGTTGCCGTCTACCACCAAGTTGTAGAATGTTTCGGTTTCAATCTGCGTCTCGCGGAACGAGTCAATCTCCGCATCCGCCTGTTGAATGGCTTCTTCTACCAAGGCGTTCGTCAGGGGGATGCTTCCCGAAAATGCTTTGTCGATCAGTTCCGTGAGTTCCCGGATGGCAGCGTTCAATATAGATTTGCTGCTTTCGGGATACGTGCCCGGTTCCGTGCCGTAGGTGGAAGTTTCCAGTATATTCTGCAATTCGGAGAGTTTGTTCTTCAGTTGCTGCAAATTTCTCTGTTCCTCGGAAACATCGAGGATAACGGAGTCTTTAAACTTCTTCATGGCTTCTTCCGCTTTTTCGACAAGGGTGTCTACAGTTTGCTGGTCGGTAGTTTCCCCGTTGTTCAGGCGACTGACGAAATCATCAATTTCGGCTATGGTCGTTTCAAGAATCGCTTTACTCTTTTCAGGATAAGTACCCGGTTCTGTGCCGTAAGTAGAGTTTTTTAATAGATAATCCACGACATTCCGTTCTTCAGTCAGTTGGGTGATATACCGCTCGCGATTGTTATTTTCATCATCGTCCGAACATCCTGAAAACAGTATGCAAGAAACCATACATAGACAACCCAACAAAATTACCCATCCACTCATTCCGATTTGATTCAATACTTTTCTCATTTTATTTTTCATTTAAAAGGTTAAACATTAGCACTCCAACCTGGATTCTGAACCAGTTCTTTATCAATATCAATGTCACCTTGCGGAATTGGGAAAAAATACATTTTCTTCTCAAATATTCTATTTTCAAACCAGGTACGTTTATAAAAGTCATTACCGTTTCCATTCACATACATACCATAAAGTGGCATATTCTCTGTTTCTTCGGCAATACCCCAACGACGAACATCAAAATAACGACTGCTTTCGAAAGCTAGTTCCACTCTCCTCTCCGCTCTAATTGCCTCCCGCATTTCATTTTGGGTAGATGGAACAGGTAACTGCCCGACTTTAGACCCGTAAGTAGGAATTCCTGCTCTTTCACGAATCAGATTCAAATAAGTCAGAATATCAGCATGGGTAGGTTCACATTCATTAAGTGCCTCTACATAATTAAGATAGACCTGAGCTAAACGCAACATAATACAAATCTGTTTCCCCGTATTCCAAGCCCCCAAAGGCGCATTCTTCCTTACACAATAACCTGTCGGCGGGCATTCTCCACCATGTAATCCCGAATTTCCGTCGTAACTAAAGTCGGAATAGAAAGCGCCTTCTTCTGTATTTAGCCATTTCTGACCGGAGAAAGTTATATTTACATAAAAACGAGGTTCACGTCCCACCCAAGCTTTCAGTACTCCATTGGGAGCCAATATGGTTCCTGTTTCATCTACATAGCTTTCAGAAGAGAAACCACTATCCTCATAACCTGTATTAGGATTGAGAACAGGCGTTTTACCATTGTCTGTATATCCACTAATAGGTAATTTACCATTCGCCATGAAAAAAGCATCCACCATCTGTTGGGAAGCGCCCAATCCGCCAGATGCTCGGTAACCACTGCCTACGGCACCGGTATGTCTCGGAGTACGGTCATATTGCATCAATGAATAATCAGTGTTAATACGGTAGAATATCATTTCCGTATTAGTGAAATCTTCTCCTCTCACAGCATCACGACAAGACAAATAGGCATTTAATACACCGTTTGTATAAACTTTGGTTAAATCATAATTTCCCGGAACGAACCTATCAATGAATGCTTTGGAAGCTGTAGCAGCCCTTCTCCATTTCGCTTTCACCGCTTCATCCGAGATGTCTTCAGGAAAAAGTTTCTTTCCATCTTTATTCCGTAGCTGGGCAACAAAGGAATTTTTTCCGTTATATA
This window encodes:
- a CDS encoding glycoside hydrolase family 125 protein, with amino-acid sequence MLLCGGQLQASNRMTEMHVCPADAIQKDNRPEISNRLFRSNAVEKEILRVQKLLKNAKLAWMFTNCFPNTLDTTVHFRKGSDGKPDTFVYTGDIHAMWLRDSGAQVWPYVQLANSDPELKEMLAGVILRQFKCINIDPYANAFNDGAIPNGHWMSDLTDMKPELHERKWEIDSLCYPLRLAYHYWKTTGDASIFTEEWIQAITNVLKTFKEQQRKEGVGPYKFQRKTERALDTVSNDGLGAPVKPVGLIVSSFRPSDDATTLQFLVPSNFFAVSSLRKAAEILEKVNKKTALSKECKDLAQEVETALKKYAVYNHPEYGKIYAFEVDGFGNHHLMDDANVPSLLAMPYLGDVNVNDPIYQNTRRFVWSEDNPYFFKGKAGEGIGGPHIGYDMVWPMSIMMKAFTSQNDAEIKTCIKMLMDTDADTGFMHESFHKDNPKKFTRAWFAWQNTLFGELILKLVNEGKVDLLNSIQ
- a CDS encoding AAA family ATPase: MEKYTAPDRKRIPYGMMNFAVIRRDDCYYVDKTRFIPMIEEADKFFFFIRPRRFGKSLTVSMLQHYYDILAKDKFEVLFGDLYIGKHPTRDRNSYLVLYLNFSGIVGELHNYRKGLDAHCQTMFDYFCDIYADYLPKGIKEELDKKEGAVEQFEYLFTECNKTNQRIYLFIDEYDHFTNAILSDIESLHRYTDETHGEGYLRAFFNKIKAGTYSSIERCFITGVSPVTMDDLTSGFNIGTNYSLTPEFNEMIGFTEEEVRQMLTYYSTTSPFSHSVNELIEIMKPWYDNYCFAEECYGETTMYNSNMVLYFVKNYIQRGKAPRDMVEDNIRIDYEKLRMLIRKDKEFAHDASIIQTLVSEGYVTGELKKGFPAINITNPDNFVSLLYYFGMLTISGTYKGKTKLTIPNQVVREQIYTYLLSTYNEAELNFSSYEKNELASALAYDGSWKAYFDYIANCLKRYTSQRDKQKGEFFVHGFTLAMTAQNRFYRPISEQDTQAGYVDIFLCPLLDIYSDMKHSYIVELKYAKYKDPESRVEELRLEAIAQANRYADTDTVKRAVGTTQLHKIVVVYKGMDMPICEEV
- a CDS encoding GH92 family glycosyl hydrolase, translating into MRRKYLLLLGLCFVYLVNVSALITGPVDYVSPLVGTQSKHALSTGNTYPAIALPWGMNFWVPQTGKMGDGWAYTYDADKIRGFKQTHQPSPWINDYGQFAIMPVTGEAVFNQDQRASWFSHKAETATPYYYKVYLADHDVVTEIAPTERSAAFRFTFPENDHSYVVVDAFDKGSFVKVIPSENKIIGYTTKNSGGVPANFKNYFVLVFDKPFTYTAAVASGVIDTNKLEVTDNHAGALIGFKTRKGEQVNVRVASSFISPEQAELNLKELGTDNIEQIAAKGRKVWNDVLGRIEVKDDDIDHLRTFYSCLYRSVLFPRSFYEIDAKGDVMHYSPYNGEVLPGYMFTDTGFWDTFRCLFPFLNLMYPSMNTKMQEGLVNTYKESGFLPEWASPGHRGCMVGNNSASIVADAYLKGLKGYDIETLWEAVKHGANAVHPKVGSTGRLGHEYYNKLGYVPYNVGINENAARTLEYAYDDWCIYQLGKALKKPKKEIEIFAKRAMNYRNLYDPEHKLMRGKNEDGTFQSPFNPLKWGDAFTEGNSWHYTWSVFHDPQGLIDLMGGKDGFNQMMDSVFILPPIFDESYYRAVIHEIREMQIMNMGNYAHGNQPIQHMLYMYNYSGQPWKAQHWIREVMDKLYTPAPDGYCGDEDNGQTSAWYVFSAMGFYPVCPGTDEYVLGTPYFKEMKLHLENGKTVTISAPNNGDDKRYISSMTLNGKEYTKNYLTHQDLMNGATISFKMDAKPNQQRGTKESDFPYSFSNEFKKKK